Proteins encoded within one genomic window of Amorphoplanes friuliensis DSM 7358:
- a CDS encoding acyl-CoA synthetase, giving the protein MRLIAGLTRPSPTDGAAIRFGTQTLSGEQVLAAATAVADEVAGAQVVAVHATATAETVVAMIGALLGGAAVVPLPPDSGETETAHILNDSGAQVLLAHGEHPPTSVRTVPIDLRRTSATTYPAPPPEATALIMYTSGTTGAPKGAVLSHRAVEAGLDALAEAWAWHPDDLLVHGLPLFHVHGLVLGVFGALRVGNRLHHTVRPAPQAYAEAGGSLYFGVPTVWSRMCARPDLAARLAKARLLVSGSAALPVPVFERMRELTGHRPVERYGMTETLITVSNRADDPDRRPGQVGTPVAGVATRVVDEDRDVPADGESIGELWVRGPMLFDGYLHRPAATGWFRTGDIASVAPDGRHRIVGRRSTDLIKSGGYRIGAGEVEDALLAHPGVREAAVIGTPHDDLGEQVTAYVVGDAVSADELIGFVARTLSAHKRPREIRFVAELPRNAMGKVQKRLLAR; this is encoded by the coding sequence ATGCGACTGATCGCCGGTCTCACCCGGCCCTCCCCGACCGACGGCGCGGCGATCCGGTTCGGTACGCAGACCCTCTCCGGCGAGCAGGTGCTGGCCGCCGCGACCGCCGTCGCCGACGAGGTGGCCGGAGCGCAGGTCGTCGCGGTGCACGCGACAGCAACCGCCGAGACCGTCGTCGCGATGATCGGCGCGCTGCTCGGTGGCGCCGCGGTCGTGCCGCTGCCACCCGACTCCGGCGAGACCGAGACCGCGCACATCCTGAACGACTCCGGGGCGCAGGTGCTGCTGGCCCACGGGGAGCACCCGCCGACCAGCGTGCGGACCGTGCCGATCGACCTGCGGCGCACCTCGGCCACGACCTATCCCGCCCCGCCGCCGGAAGCAACCGCGCTGATCATGTACACGAGCGGGACCACCGGGGCTCCGAAGGGCGCCGTGCTCTCGCACCGTGCCGTCGAGGCCGGGCTGGACGCGCTCGCCGAGGCCTGGGCCTGGCACCCCGACGACCTGCTGGTGCACGGCCTGCCGCTGTTCCACGTGCACGGGCTCGTGCTGGGCGTCTTCGGCGCACTGCGGGTCGGCAACCGCCTGCACCACACCGTGCGGCCGGCACCGCAGGCGTACGCGGAAGCCGGCGGCAGCCTGTACTTCGGCGTACCGACGGTGTGGTCCCGGATGTGCGCCCGGCCGGACCTGGCCGCCCGGCTGGCGAAGGCACGGCTGCTGGTGTCCGGCAGCGCCGCGCTGCCGGTGCCGGTGTTCGAACGGATGCGGGAGCTGACCGGGCACCGGCCGGTCGAGCGGTACGGCATGACCGAAACGCTGATCACCGTGAGCAACCGCGCCGACGACCCCGACCGGCGGCCCGGACAGGTCGGCACGCCCGTCGCCGGTGTCGCGACCCGCGTGGTCGACGAGGACCGCGACGTGCCCGCGGACGGCGAGTCCATCGGTGAGCTGTGGGTCCGCGGCCCGATGCTCTTCGACGGCTACCTGCACCGGCCCGCGGCCACCGGCTGGTTCAGGACCGGCGACATCGCCTCGGTGGCGCCGGACGGGCGGCACCGGATCGTCGGGCGCCGGTCCACCGACCTGATCAAGAGCGGTGGTTACCGGATCGGCGCGGGTGAGGTCGAGGACGCGCTGCTCGCCCACCCCGGCGTCCGGGAGGCGGCGGTGATCGGCACTCCCCACGACGACCTCGGCGAGCAGGTCACGGCGTACGTCGTGGGGGACGCGGTGAGCGCCGACGAGCTGATCGGCTTTGTCGCGCGCACGCTGTCGGCGCACAAACGGCCGCGGGAGATCCGCTTCGTAGCGGAGCTCCCGCGGAACGCGATGGGCAAGGTGCAGAAGCGGCTGCTGGCCCGCTGA
- a CDS encoding ferredoxin, whose translation MTTWRLAVDADTCIGSGMCAGIAPALFTLVDGVAAPVVTQVPPDDAAVDAAESCPVEAITIRDTADDHLVAPEL comes from the coding sequence GTGACGACCTGGCGCCTGGCCGTCGACGCGGACACCTGCATCGGCTCGGGCATGTGCGCCGGGATCGCACCGGCGCTGTTCACACTGGTCGACGGGGTGGCGGCGCCGGTCGTGACGCAGGTGCCGCCGGACGACGCCGCGGTCGACGCCGCGGAGTCGTGCCCGGTCGAGGCGATCACGATCCGCGACACCGCCGACGACCACCTCGTCGCCCCGGAGCTCTGA
- a CDS encoding cytochrome P450 translates to MTDTRQTGAARSYPFSDPDRLNLDPLYARLRKQEPLTRIRLPFGEDAWLATRYQDVRTVLGDPRFSRAASVGRDEPRTTPRQVGTGILAMDPPDHSRLRRLVAKAFTARRVELLRPATAGIANELVDTMIASGPPADLVETFSTPLPVRVICRLLGVPPTDQGLFRTWSEAIVSTTSLPPEQIMEYLGNLHAYMAGLIAQRRDEPSDDLIGALVQARDADNDRLTEQEMVELAAGLLAAGHETTVTQISNFVYVLLTHPEQLALLRSRPELVPGAVEELLRYVPLGAASAFARYATEDVELGGVLIRAGDPVISALSSANRDSEVFADPDELDLARGANPHLGFGHGVHHCVGAQLARMELQVAMETLLTRLPGLDLAVAEKELVWKSGLLVRGLRALPVTW, encoded by the coding sequence ATGACAGACACCAGACAGACCGGCGCGGCGCGGTCGTACCCGTTCAGCGACCCCGACCGGCTCAACCTCGATCCGCTCTACGCGCGGCTGCGCAAGCAGGAACCGCTGACCCGCATCCGGCTGCCTTTCGGCGAGGACGCCTGGCTCGCCACCCGCTACCAGGACGTGCGCACGGTCCTCGGCGACCCGCGTTTCAGCCGCGCCGCGAGTGTCGGCCGCGACGAACCGCGCACCACCCCGCGGCAGGTCGGCACCGGCATCCTCGCGATGGACCCGCCCGACCACAGCCGGCTGCGGCGCCTGGTCGCCAAGGCTTTCACGGCCCGCCGGGTCGAGCTGCTGCGCCCGGCCACGGCCGGCATCGCGAACGAGCTCGTCGACACCATGATCGCGTCCGGCCCGCCGGCCGATCTCGTGGAGACCTTCTCCACCCCGCTCCCGGTACGCGTGATCTGCCGGCTGCTGGGCGTACCGCCCACCGATCAGGGGTTGTTCCGCACCTGGTCCGAGGCGATCGTGTCGACCACGTCGCTGCCGCCCGAGCAGATCATGGAGTACCTGGGGAACCTGCACGCGTACATGGCGGGGCTGATCGCGCAGCGGCGTGACGAGCCGTCCGACGACCTGATCGGCGCGCTGGTGCAGGCCCGCGACGCCGACAACGACCGGCTGACCGAGCAGGAGATGGTCGAGCTCGCGGCCGGTCTGCTCGCCGCCGGTCACGAAACCACCGTCACCCAGATCTCCAACTTCGTCTACGTGCTGCTCACCCACCCCGAGCAGCTCGCGCTGCTGCGTTCCCGCCCCGAGCTGGTACCCGGCGCCGTGGAGGAGTTGCTCCGTTACGTGCCCCTGGGTGCGGCTTCGGCGTTCGCGCGGTACGCCACGGAGGACGTGGAGCTCGGCGGCGTGCTGATCCGTGCCGGTGACCCGGTGATCAGCGCCCTGTCGTCGGCCAACCGTGACAGTGAGGTCTTCGCCGACCCGGACGAGCTGGACCTTGCCCGGGGCGCCAATCCGCACCTCGGTTTCGGTCACGGCGTCCACCACTGCGTGGGTGCGCAGCTCGCCCGGATGGAGCTGCAGGTGGCGATGGAGACGCTGCTGACCCGGCTGCCCGGTCTGGACCTGGCGGTCGCGGAGAAGGAACTGGTGTGGAAGTCCGGGCTGCTGGTCCGGGGCCTGCGGGCCCTGCCGGTGACGTGGTGA
- a CDS encoding laminin G domain-containing protein, translating to MTVATVLVSTAATADAAWDHPVATWNMNEWSGARTMMDSSGNGHDGRIGSEVRTGTYVNGATGYRFDRLEPDTPPTHPGHLVTVSDSSDLDPGTRDYTVTIRLRTTHKFGNIIQKGQATVSGGNFKLQIPNGIVECLYRGSSKSLLVRTPRRLNDGNWHTVSCTRTGSGVSLTVDGSTVARRSGWTGRISNSWPVTIGGKTSCDQVDVGCDYYAGDLDYVEIEAD from the coding sequence ATGACAGTCGCAACCGTGTTGGTGAGTACGGCGGCGACGGCTGACGCCGCCTGGGACCACCCGGTGGCCACCTGGAACATGAACGAGTGGTCCGGCGCCCGGACCATGATGGACAGCAGCGGCAACGGGCACGACGGCCGCATCGGCAGCGAGGTCCGCACCGGCACGTACGTCAACGGCGCCACCGGCTACCGCTTCGACCGCCTCGAACCCGACACCCCGCCGACCCACCCCGGCCACCTGGTCACCGTGAGCGACTCCTCCGACCTCGACCCGGGTACGCGCGACTACACCGTGACGATCCGCCTCCGCACCACACACAAGTTCGGCAACATCATCCAAAAAGGCCAGGCAACGGTCAGCGGCGGCAACTTCAAACTCCAGATCCCCAACGGCATCGTCGAATGCCTCTACCGCGGCTCGTCGAAGTCCCTCCTGGTACGCACCCCCCGCCGCCTCAACGACGGCAACTGGCACACGGTGAGCTGCACGCGTACAGGCTCAGGCGTCTCCCTGACGGTGGACGGCTCAACGGTGGCGCGGCGGTCGGGCTGGACGGGCCGCATCTCCAACTCGTGGCCGGTCACCATCGGCGGCAAGACGAGCTGCGACCAGGTCGACGTCGGCTGCGACTACTACGCCGGCGACCTCGACTACGTCGAGATCGAAGCCGACTGA
- a CDS encoding restriction endonuclease, which yields MSLPDYQKLMLPVLTVVGAAGEADVAGIREKVAGELGISEADRALTHPRGTRIFDNRVHWAVTYLSQAKLLTRVGRGVVAITDRGKVLLDERPATIDRKLLTRFEEFRGFMDRARRKGADPEPTTATSETPKDRVESAIEEVNAALADDLLTRIRQREPLFFERLVLVLLKEMGYGAPEHLGRSGDEGVDGVIRQDALGLDLIYVQAKRYAENRTVGRPDIQAFVGALQGQQADRGVFITTSRFSNEARQFARHVAARVVLIDGLQLGDLLVTHNVGVQTEASFQLKRLDEDFFESL from the coding sequence ATGTCGCTCCCGGACTATCAGAAGTTGATGTTGCCTGTCCTGACCGTGGTCGGTGCGGCGGGTGAGGCCGACGTTGCCGGCATCCGGGAGAAGGTGGCCGGCGAGCTGGGCATCAGCGAGGCCGATCGGGCGCTCACCCATCCTCGCGGGACCCGGATCTTCGACAACCGGGTGCACTGGGCGGTCACCTACCTGAGCCAGGCGAAACTTCTGACGCGGGTCGGCCGGGGCGTCGTGGCCATCACCGATCGGGGGAAAGTTCTTCTCGACGAGCGGCCGGCGACCATTGACCGGAAGCTGCTGACGCGGTTCGAGGAGTTCCGCGGCTTCATGGACCGGGCCCGGCGCAAGGGCGCTGACCCGGAGCCCACCACTGCCACCAGCGAGACGCCCAAGGACCGCGTCGAGAGCGCGATCGAGGAGGTCAACGCGGCGCTGGCCGACGATCTGCTTACGCGGATCCGCCAGCGGGAGCCGCTCTTCTTCGAGCGCCTGGTTCTCGTGCTGCTCAAGGAGATGGGTTACGGCGCTCCCGAACATCTCGGTCGTTCCGGTGACGAAGGTGTCGACGGTGTGATCCGTCAAGACGCCCTGGGGCTCGACCTGATCTACGTTCAGGCGAAGCGGTACGCCGAGAATCGCACGGTCGGACGCCCGGACATTCAGGCGTTCGTCGGTGCTCTGCAGGGACAGCAGGCGGACCGCGGTGTTTTCATCACCACGAGTCGCTTCAGCAACGAGGCGCGCCAGTTCGCCCGCCACGTTGCCGCTCGTGTCGTTCTGATCGACGGGCTGCAGCTCGGCGATCTGCTGGTCACTCACAACGTCGGGGTCCAGACCGAGGCCTCGTTCCAGCTCAAGCGGCTCGACGAGGACTTCTTCGAGAGCCTCTAG
- a CDS encoding FAD-dependent oxidoreductase: MRAVVIGAGIGGLCAAIGLRRRGWEVTVLERRAAPGAEGSGVTLMANGLRGLDALGVGAAVRGEGRAGTPGGARTSDGRWLSRIEGESMSSQLGTTAVGIHRATLHRILLNALPPETVIHDAQVTDVDPGPPPTVVVRGHDVRHPDLVVAADGIGSRTRSRLWPGHPDPVPSGSMAWLGVTTGPWPHTAVTTVTWGRGEEFGMVPLGDGRVYWWASANAPSADGDLHRRFGAWHDPIPALLDATDPASIIRVDLRHLGTPLPSYRKGSVVVLGDAAHAMTPNLGQGANQAIEDAVVLAAMCDPLADLSEALDAYDRTRRPRSQNIARAALRMSRFGQQLTNPLAVATRNAVMRWTPPRTALRTMSHYADWQPPDPR; encoded by the coding sequence ATGCGGGCAGTGGTGATCGGTGCGGGCATCGGCGGGTTGTGCGCAGCCATCGGCCTGCGCCGGCGAGGCTGGGAGGTGACCGTCCTCGAACGCCGCGCCGCACCGGGCGCCGAGGGGTCCGGCGTCACCCTGATGGCCAACGGGCTGCGCGGACTCGACGCCCTCGGCGTCGGCGCGGCCGTCCGCGGGGAGGGCCGGGCCGGTACGCCGGGCGGTGCCCGCACCAGCGACGGCCGCTGGCTGTCCCGCATCGAGGGCGAGTCCATGAGCAGCCAGCTGGGCACCACAGCCGTCGGCATCCACCGCGCGACACTGCACCGGATCCTCCTGAACGCGCTGCCACCGGAAACGGTGATCCACGACGCTCAGGTGACCGACGTCGACCCCGGCCCGCCGCCCACGGTGGTCGTCCGCGGGCACGACGTCCGGCACCCGGACCTGGTGGTCGCCGCGGACGGCATCGGCAGCCGGACGCGCTCACGGCTCTGGCCCGGGCACCCGGACCCCGTCCCCAGCGGATCCATGGCCTGGCTGGGCGTGACCACCGGCCCCTGGCCCCACACCGCGGTCACGACCGTCACCTGGGGGCGCGGCGAAGAATTCGGCATGGTCCCGCTCGGCGACGGCCGCGTCTACTGGTGGGCCTCGGCCAACGCACCCTCAGCCGACGGCGACCTGCACCGCCGCTTCGGCGCCTGGCACGACCCGATCCCGGCACTGCTCGACGCCACCGACCCCGCATCGATCATCCGCGTCGACCTGCGTCACCTCGGTACGCCGCTGCCGTCGTACCGGAAAGGCTCGGTCGTGGTCCTCGGCGACGCCGCACACGCGATGACACCCAACCTCGGCCAGGGCGCCAACCAGGCGATCGAGGACGCTGTGGTGCTGGCCGCGATGTGCGATCCGTTGGCCGACCTTTCGGAGGCGCTGGACGCCTACGACCGCACCCGCCGCCCCCGCTCCCAGAACATCGCCCGCGCGGCGCTGCGCATGTCCCGCTTCGGCCAGCAACTCACCAACCCCCTGGCCGTCGCCACCCGCAACGCGGTGATGCGCTGGACCCCACCCCGCACCGCCCTGCGCACCATGTCCCACTACGCCGACTGGCAACCCCCGGACCCGCGCTAG
- a CDS encoding TetR/AcrR family transcriptional regulator: protein MTRFIVITDAAVAVVAELGMRGLTHRAVDSRAGLPPGTTSAYFRTRKALIEALVQRLADLDRADLERAELEGQRLPADPDALAASIAAVIDSWLTTGRDRTLARYACLLEATHHPELRTILGHGESSRVQARALLAAAGAAHPDQAGDHFVACVDGLLFDRLIGAGALTAPTPGTPQSRADLATAVRAVLRGLSEQPGPPAPPGDPQPRG, encoded by the coding sequence TTGACGCGTTTCATCGTCATCACGGACGCCGCCGTCGCGGTTGTCGCCGAGCTGGGCATGCGGGGGCTCACCCACCGCGCGGTGGACTCCCGCGCGGGCCTGCCGCCCGGCACCACCTCGGCCTACTTCCGCACGCGGAAGGCGCTCATCGAGGCGCTCGTCCAACGGCTGGCCGATCTCGACCGCGCGGACCTGGAACGAGCCGAGCTGGAGGGCCAGCGCCTGCCCGCCGACCCGGACGCCCTGGCCGCGTCGATCGCCGCCGTCATCGACAGCTGGCTGACCACGGGCCGCGACCGCACCCTGGCGCGGTACGCCTGCCTGCTCGAAGCGACCCACCACCCCGAGCTGCGGACCATCCTCGGCCACGGTGAGTCGTCACGGGTCCAGGCCCGCGCGCTGCTCGCCGCCGCCGGGGCGGCCCACCCCGATCAGGCCGGCGATCACTTCGTCGCCTGTGTCGACGGGCTCCTCTTCGACCGCCTCATCGGCGCCGGCGCGCTGACCGCACCCACTCCCGGAACCCCGCAGAGCCGCGCCGACCTGGCCACCGCCGTCCGGGCCGTGCTGCGCGGCCTCAGCGAACAGCCAGGCCCTCCAGCGCCGCCAGGGGATCCGCAGCCGCGGGGATGA